The Pseudorasbora parva isolate DD20220531a chromosome 25, ASM2467924v1, whole genome shotgun sequence genome segment AATATAGGTCACCCCTACGTGGGCCATGTGTGATTATGAAATATTCACGCTTCTCaaagtatatttttatgttGCTACCTCAGAAGCATGAAAGTGATCAGGGGAGAGAGAAAACTATACTCAAATATTTTGTTTACTTGTTCTGTCAGAATGACAATTTACTGCATTTTCTTCAGAACGATCACAAGTGGTCTAAAAATCTATATAGTTATAATACTATACTTATATAGTGTTAAAATGAACACCACTATAATCTTGCCAAAATGTGTTGCAATTCAATGTGTAAAtatcatacatacatatatacacacacacacacacacacacacacacacacacacacacacacacacacacacacacacacacacacacacacacacacacacacacacacacacacacacacacacacacacacacacacacacacacacacacacacacacacacacacacacacacaccaggcataacattatgacaggtaaagtgaataacactgattatctatTCATCATGGCACTTGATAgagggtgggatatattaggcagcaaattaacattttgttctcaaagttgatgtgttagaagcaggaaaaatgggcaaacgtaaggatttgagtgagtttgacaagggccaaatttagggctagacgactgggtcagagcatctccaaaactgcagctcttgtgaggtgttcccggtctgcagtgctCAATATCTATCataagtggtccaaggaaggaacagtggtgaaccggcgacagggtcatgggcggccaaggctcattgatgcaagtggggagtgaaggctggcccctgtggtctgatcaaacagacgagctatgGTAGATCAAACTACTCAAGAAGTTAacgctggttctgatagaaaggtgtcagctGTCTATATGAAGCtgctgaagtgtacatatgacaGACTTGCTTCCACGGTCagaatcgagggagcaaggatccgtccatataaacttcccttgtccacttcacaaagtggaacgcacttcaaaatggcggcgggaATTCAcccgaggggaagtgcttaggcaAGTTCACAAGTGCGTTTCcaaaagtggagtggaacgcaccACAGGTGCATCGCTTATcttgggaacacatggcaccaggattccccaggtaagtgcgcacacacacccggccatccacaagATGTataagaaaacatgattcatcagaccaggccaccttcttccattgttcggtggtccagttctgatgctcacatgcccactgtttgTGCTTTCGACGGTGAACAGGGtggacacctttctatcagaactagtgttaacttcttgagcaatttaagctacagtagcttgtctgtttgaccGTGTCGCCAGATTACCACGGTTTTATCCTTGGACCGTTTTTGATAGatattgaccactgcagaccaggaacaccccacagttttggagatgctctgacccaggcatctagccattacaatttgacccttgtcaaactcgctcaaatccttatgcttgcccacttttcctgcttctaacacatcaacttcgaggacaaaatgtttacttgctgcctaatatatcccaaccactaacaggtgccgtgatgaagagataatcagtgttattcacttcacctaatgaagtcataatgttatgcctgattagaatagatagatagatagatagatagatagatagatagatagatagatagatagatagatagatagatagatagatagatagatagatagatagatagatagatagatagatagatagatattttagCTTCATTACTCCAGTCGTTAGTGTCATATGATTtatgctcaagaaacatctttgacaaatagaaagttcaagagaacagcatttattcgaAATGTAAATctttaataatgtaaaaaatgcaactttgcagaataaaagtattattattattttcataaaaaacTTATATAACCCCTCCCCCCAGATTTCACTAATTATAAACATTTTCAATacatatgtaaataaataaatacagcaaataTATACTTAgagaaaattattataattactgAAATCAAGGGAAACGCACACTGTGTTTGGTTTAATTTAAACGGACACTATCATCAATGTACAAATTCCATGCATAGATTTCCAATAGCAGCCTCTTGAACCTGGATAAAAACCATCTTGAGTCACGCACTCAAAgcccccacagtgttacaacaTACGGCAGCTAATACAACCTACACCTAATTCAAACCAGCTGACGAAACAGCCTTGCTTTTCTCTCACGAATATTACTCATCACACTATATATTAGAGATTCTGCCACAACATTATTATTTGAGAGGACTGAGCACACAAACTGTTTAAGGGCAAAATCAGGAGCAATATTGTCATGActaacatacacacacttaGGAACACTTACCGCACTAACATAGAGGATATCCCTGCAGAGCTTGGTTTCTTGTGGAAAGTCAGGTAGATCCAGGAAGTTGTCTACCACCACTTGGCCAATGACGTCGTGACGCGAGAAGCGGTCAAAGTCGTAGACGCTGAAATGGAGCTTGCGCGTTGGAAGCTCAGCGTATGCCACAGGAAACAGGAAAACCTCGTCAAAGATTGGGTTCAGAGTCTTGCGGTGCACCTTGGTCTGATGCTTGGTTTTGCGTTCTGGCAACAGGTAGATCTTCACGTATGGGTCGGACGTTCCCGTAAAGTCCTTGGCAGGTAGATCTTGGGCCTTGTGGATCTTCACGATGAGCTGCTCCAAGTCACAGTCGTATTTGAGGATGAAGTGCAGGCGGCCGCAGCTGTCCGCTCGCCTGACGTCGTCCGCATCCACCGACCGCTGCTTGTAGAGCTCAGGCTTGATGCGCCCCAGGCCTGGACCCGTTATGGACTCCTGTCTCTGGAACTGGGCCATGTTGAAATCGGGGTTGGAGACGTTCATCTGTCTCCGGATGGAGTTGTGCCTGAAGCGAGAAGAAAAGGAAGGGCGGATCTCTGTTGGTCACCACTATGCTAGACATCTTCTGAATAacgagactcaaaagaacttTAATTAAATCTGAAGGTCACAGAGGCTCACACTGTCTGACAAATGCCAACTGGGAATTGCTAAATGAATATCAATGGAGGCTGAGTGATTATACCTGATGAAGTCAGGAAAACATGACTCACCTGACAGATGAGGTCGGTTCGGTGACTTGTCGCTGTACGCGAGCTACATGGATGTGGTTGAGCTCCTTCGCTTTAGTCTGGGCCTCCAGCTGGATGTCCGGGGACGTGTGGCTGATCTTCATGGCTGACTCCGGGAGCACCGTTGGGCCGAGGGGATCCTTCTCAAAGTCCTCGCTGTATTCCCGCTCCAGGCCCTCCACCTCGTTCAGGACCGGCTGCTGCTCGCCCTGCTGGTCTTTCAGGCCGGGCCAGAAGCGATCTCGCCATGGCACCCAAAACAACTTCCATGACACGAACAGGGATACGGCAAACAGCGCCAGGCCACATGTGGTCACCAAAAGGGACAACAGGCTCACAGACACAT includes the following:
- the syt9b gene encoding synaptotagmin-9b, which codes for MPADREDEICGKALELLSDLCSRGEVHNENCLDFTYYFRDLGRPRYSDSDVSVSLLSLLVTTCGLALFAVSLFVSWKLFWVPWRDRFWPGLKDQQGEQQPVLNEVEGLEREYSEDFEKDPLGPTVLPESAMKISHTSPDIQLEAQTKAKELNHIHVARVQRQVTEPTSSVRHNSIRRQMNVSNPDFNMAQFQRQESITGPGLGRIKPELYKQRSVDADDVRRADSCGRLHFILKYDCDLEQLIVKIHKAQDLPAKDFTGTSDPYVKIYLLPERKTKHQTKVHRKTLNPIFDEVFLFPVAYAELPTRKLHFSVYDFDRFSRHDVIGQVVVDNFLDLPDFPQETKLCRDILYVSADNVDLGDLMFSLCYLPTAGRLTITIIKARNLKAMDITGASDPYVKVSIMCDGRRLKKRKTSTKRNTLNPVYNEAIVFDVPPENIDQISLLIAVMDYDRVGHNEVIGVCHVGNRAQSLGRDHWNEMLTYPRKPIARWHPLVEWVSQSTAGGSQGSCNSLRTPPSP